One window from the genome of Kaistella carnis encodes:
- a CDS encoding sensor histidine kinase, whose protein sequence is MKDKKVILRVVLILLFIVAVNTIQTYVLHITREFGDIDFYKIPTHIFGIISCALSLLSTIIAWKLVGKLTLRKIPKMVLAFGASILIYAIVQSIFFAAERFLVYQLSTDLDLLVGNFVFTFIIFHLYISGLSLAYFSFQENAKNAVQLERVEKEKEMLQFKMLQKNLEPHFLFNNLSVLSGLIRKDPAEVDGFIHDFSEVYRYYLKHNDQELVPLHKEVVFLKKYISLMEKRFKNAYRFSIHIENEEGLILPCSLQLAVENAIKHNRGAEENPLNIEIIRENDMMIVSNDLRPVDFTQGAKMGNLFLQKSYEVHFGKKVNFNTTDTHYTVEIPLIV, encoded by the coding sequence ATGAAAGACAAGAAAGTTATTTTACGCGTGGTGTTAATTCTGCTTTTTATTGTAGCAGTTAATACGATACAAACGTATGTTTTACACATCACGCGGGAATTTGGGGATATTGATTTTTATAAAATCCCGACGCATATTTTTGGAATTATTTCCTGCGCACTTTCGCTTCTAAGTACCATTATTGCGTGGAAATTGGTTGGCAAACTGACTTTAAGAAAGATTCCGAAAATGGTGCTTGCGTTTGGAGCGTCGATTCTAATCTACGCAATAGTTCAAAGTATATTTTTCGCAGCAGAACGTTTTTTAGTCTATCAATTATCGACTGATCTGGACCTGCTTGTGGGAAATTTCGTTTTTACTTTCATTATTTTTCATCTTTATATCAGCGGACTTTCTCTGGCTTATTTTTCTTTTCAGGAAAACGCAAAAAATGCTGTTCAATTAGAACGTGTTGAAAAAGAAAAGGAAATGTTGCAGTTCAAAATGCTACAAAAAAATCTGGAACCTCATTTTCTTTTTAATAACCTGAGTGTTTTATCGGGCTTGATACGAAAAGATCCGGCGGAAGTTGATGGATTTATTCATGACTTCTCGGAAGTATATCGCTACTATCTAAAACACAATGATCAGGAGCTTGTACCTTTACATAAGGAGGTTGTTTTTCTAAAAAAATATATTTCGCTGATGGAAAAGCGCTTTAAGAATGCTTATCGTTTCAGCATTCACATTGAGAATGAAGAAGGCTTGATTTTACCCTGTTCGCTTCAACTTGCCGTAGAAAATGCCATCAAACATAATCGTGGCGCAGAAGAAAACCCTTTAAATATAGAGATCATAAGAGAAAATGATATGATGATTGTATCTAATGATTTGCGCCCCGTCGATTTTACGCAGGGAGCGAAAATGGGCAATCTTTTCCTTCAAAAGAGTTATGAAGTTCATTTCGGAAAAAAAGTTAATTTTAACACCACAGACACTCATTACACTGTCGAAATACCATTAATCGTATGA
- a CDS encoding LytR/AlgR family response regulator transcription factor encodes MNVLIIEDESLNAEIIVDFLQRYDPTIRIPGLLQSKEQTQIWVEENGQADLVFCDIELLDGNVFSLLKKNIITSPIIFTTAYNTFYQEAFDVNGIGYLLKPVSYERFCEAMKKFESLNSSSKNIDWSQISQLIHQNSKTYKERLIIKNAGELYILNTEKTAAILSNAGKLSAIDDHGKSHEFRYKMADLAEELDPKIFFQINRGEFINIHYIEKIEPYFGDRLCITLRNHKTKLITSAATTANFRKWLE; translated from the coding sequence ATGAACGTATTAATTATAGAAGATGAATCATTAAACGCTGAAATTATCGTAGATTTTCTGCAGCGGTACGATCCAACGATTCGTATTCCTGGACTTCTTCAGAGCAAGGAACAAACGCAAATTTGGGTAGAAGAAAATGGACAGGCAGATCTGGTTTTTTGCGACATCGAGTTGCTGGACGGTAATGTTTTTTCACTTTTAAAAAAAAATATAATTACGTCGCCCATTATTTTTACGACCGCCTACAATACCTTCTATCAGGAAGCTTTTGACGTTAACGGAATCGGTTATTTGCTGAAACCTGTGAGTTATGAGCGTTTTTGTGAAGCGATGAAAAAATTTGAAAGTTTAAATTCGAGCTCAAAAAATATTGACTGGAGCCAAATTTCGCAACTTATTCATCAAAATTCGAAGACCTACAAAGAGCGGCTGATCATTAAAAATGCAGGAGAACTCTATATTCTCAATACTGAAAAAACGGCAGCTATTTTATCAAATGCCGGAAAACTGTCTGCAATTGATGACCACGGTAAATCACATGAATTCCGGTACAAAATGGCTGATCTGGCGGAAGAACTAGATCCAAAAATATTTTTCCAGATCAACAGAGGTGAATTCATTAATATTCATTACATCGAAAAAATAGAACCTTACTTTGGTGACCGGCTGTGTATAACCCTGCGAAATCATAAAACTAAATTGATAACAAGTGCGGCGACTACCGCGAACTTCAGGAAATGGCTTGAGTAG
- a CDS encoding nucleoside deaminase, whose amino-acid sequence MAQQLKDSDGKYLRGCLELAKEAEEAGDVAFGSVLVNVDGKIIAEARNRVHEKTILAHPELDLAYWTAENLSAEERSTTTMYTTGEHCPMCSAAHGWVGIGTLVYLSSAQQLGEWQKEFNLPSAPIHFVPVEDIIKNVEVRGPAEGELLKEIKKLHELKWTKK is encoded by the coding sequence ATGGCGCAACAATTAAAAGACAGCGACGGGAAATATTTAAGAGGATGTTTGGAACTCGCAAAAGAAGCGGAAGAAGCGGGAGATGTAGCGTTTGGTTCTGTATTGGTCAATGTAGACGGAAAAATTATTGCAGAAGCCCGAAACAGAGTCCATGAAAAAACAATCCTGGCTCATCCAGAACTTGATCTGGCCTATTGGACTGCTGAAAATTTATCGGCGGAGGAAAGAAGCACGACAACGATGTATACTACCGGCGAACATTGTCCGATGTGTTCGGCGGCACATGGTTGGGTTGGGATTGGAACTTTGGTTTATTTAAGTTCTGCGCAACAGTTGGGCGAATGGCAAAAGGAATTTAATCTTCCTTCTGCTCCTATTCACTTTGTACCCGTAGAAGATATTATTAAAAATGTGGAAGTTCGTGGCCCAGCGGAGGGTGAATTACTGAAGGAAATTAAAAAACTTCATGAATTGAAATGGACGAAAAAATAA
- a CDS encoding phage tail protein produces MTQPVISQYHFLAEWGGSRIDFLEISGLDIVVDIVPMRGGSSPEESEIKIPGLTRYKDIVLKRAVKVGDNEFYNWIKTRSFGTIVTISLLNEKHEPVISWRVKNCFPSHYIGPVLMSNDSQLATETLILAHEGFSVEHL; encoded by the coding sequence ATGACACAACCAGTTATCAGTCAGTATCATTTCTTAGCAGAATGGGGCGGATCCAGAATCGATTTTCTCGAAATTTCGGGATTGGATATTGTAGTCGATATCGTCCCCATGCGAGGCGGAAGTTCTCCAGAAGAGAGTGAAATAAAAATTCCGGGATTAACGAGATATAAAGATATTGTTTTGAAAAGAGCAGTAAAAGTCGGTGATAATGAATTTTACAATTGGATTAAAACCCGAAGTTTTGGAACCATTGTTACTATTTCTCTACTTAATGAAAAACACGAACCTGTCATTTCCTGGAGGGTTAAAAATTGTTTTCCTTCTCACTATATCGGTCCTGTGCTGATGAGTAATGATTCTCAACTCGCCACGGAAACGCTCATATTAGCACATGAAGGCTTTTCTGTGGAACATCTTTAA
- a CDS encoding aminopeptidase P family protein gives MTSSEKIAALREQMALHKVDAFIIYSADPHMSEYLPDEWQERSWLSGFTGSAGLVVITQDKAGLWTDGRYFVQAPLELKGSGIDLFKDGMEGTPHYIDWIISEIPEDGTVAVNALATSHANWELLNEKLTAQGKKLIDLPLLKEIWKDRNPNAKKNPVFVHPVERAGKSVTDKMADIRAKMEELGASVHIISSLDDVAWTLNLRGSDVQSNPVFLGYIILTKNEAKLFVDLEKLEVESRKQMDDAWVKMLPYEEFYEELKNFKDEKILVSPTSNQAIFETLKENNTFIKAPVPGNLMKAIKNETELEGFRTVMQRDGVAMVKFLYWLTHQAGKESMNEYSIGEKLLGFRKEGKNFVGESFGSIVGYRENGAQMHYSAKPEGSKEVTNDATILVDSGGQYLEGTTDITRTFALGNASEEFKHNSTLALKGMIQLSMVKFPKGTRGVQLDAFARMALWQEGKDYNHGTGHGVGSFMNVHEGPQNIRKDMNFQELIPGMVLSNEPGFYYENHYGIRHENLIAVREVETTDFGTFYDFETLTICPFDKNVIATELLTQPEKDWLNNYHNWCKEKLENDLQGEVKDWFLEMVQPI, from the coding sequence ATGACTTCATCAGAAAAAATAGCAGCACTGCGCGAGCAGATGGCTCTTCATAAAGTAGATGCTTTTATCATTTACTCCGCCGATCCTCACATGAGTGAATATTTACCTGACGAATGGCAGGAAAGATCTTGGCTTTCAGGATTTACAGGCTCTGCGGGGTTGGTTGTAATTACCCAAGACAAAGCAGGTTTATGGACCGATGGAAGATATTTCGTGCAGGCACCTTTAGAACTAAAAGGTTCCGGCATCGATCTCTTTAAAGATGGCATGGAAGGAACACCCCATTATATCGACTGGATCATTTCTGAAATTCCGGAGGATGGCACCGTGGCAGTTAATGCTTTGGCAACTTCACACGCCAACTGGGAATTATTAAACGAAAAATTAACAGCCCAAGGTAAAAAGCTGATTGATTTGCCTTTATTAAAAGAGATTTGGAAAGACAGAAATCCCAACGCGAAAAAAAATCCGGTCTTTGTTCATCCCGTTGAAAGAGCCGGGAAGTCGGTTACCGATAAAATGGCCGATATCCGTGCTAAAATGGAAGAATTGGGCGCTTCCGTACATATTATTTCCAGTTTAGATGATGTCGCCTGGACTTTAAATCTCCGTGGATCTGATGTACAGTCGAATCCCGTTTTTTTAGGTTACATTATCTTAACTAAAAATGAGGCAAAACTCTTTGTCGATTTAGAAAAGTTAGAGGTCGAGTCCAGAAAACAGATGGATGATGCTTGGGTAAAAATGTTACCATACGAAGAATTTTATGAAGAGCTTAAAAACTTTAAAGATGAAAAAATATTGGTTTCACCTACGAGCAATCAAGCCATATTTGAGACTTTAAAAGAAAACAACACCTTCATCAAAGCGCCAGTTCCCGGAAATTTAATGAAAGCCATTAAAAACGAAACAGAATTGGAGGGATTTAGAACCGTGATGCAGAGAGACGGTGTTGCCATGGTGAAATTTCTGTATTGGTTAACGCATCAGGCAGGCAAAGAAAGCATGAATGAATATTCGATTGGGGAGAAGTTGTTAGGCTTCCGAAAAGAGGGTAAAAACTTCGTGGGCGAAAGTTTTGGCAGCATCGTCGGATACAGAGAAAATGGTGCGCAAATGCATTATTCTGCAAAACCTGAAGGCAGCAAAGAGGTAACCAATGACGCGACCATTTTGGTAGATTCGGGTGGTCAATATTTAGAAGGAACTACCGATATCACGCGAACTTTCGCCTTAGGCAATGCCTCCGAGGAATTTAAACACAATTCAACTTTAGCTTTAAAAGGAATGATTCAGCTTTCCATGGTCAAATTTCCGAAAGGTACACGTGGCGTTCAGCTCGATGCTTTTGCGAGAATGGCGCTTTGGCAGGAAGGTAAAGATTACAACCACGGAACCGGTCACGGTGTAGGTAGTTTTATGAATGTGCACGAAGGCCCACAAAACATTAGAAAAGACATGAATTTTCAGGAATTGATTCCGGGAATGGTTCTGTCAAATGAACCCGGTTTTTATTACGAAAACCATTACGGAATCCGTCATGAAAACCTGATTGCTGTTCGCGAAGTAGAAACTACGGACTTCGGAACATTCTATGATTTTGAAACATTGACGATTTGTCCTTTCGACAAAAATGTGATCGCCACCGAATTATTGACACAGCCGGAAAAAGACTGGTTAAATAATTACCATAACTGGTGTAAAGAAAAACTCGAAAACGATTTGCAGGGCGAAGTCAAAGACTGGTTCCTGGAAATGGTTCAACCGATATAA
- the gyrA gene encoding DNA gyrase subunit A produces MHKEGERLIPINIVDEMKSSYIDYSMSVIVSRALPDVRDGLKPVHRRVLYGMYGLNVFSNRKHLKSARIVGDVLGKYHPHGDTSVYDAMVRMAQPWSLRYQQVDGQGNFGSMDGDPPAAMRYTEARLQKISDEILADLDKDTVDFQNNFDDSMTEPTVMPTKIPNLLVNGTSGIAVGMATNMAPHNLTEAIDAINAYIDNPEITVDELMKHIIAPDFPTGGIIYGYDGVRDALHTGRGRIVLRAKVGFEEIGNRNAIIVTEIPYQVNKAEMIARTAELVKDEKIPGIYEIRDESDRQGMRVVYELKHDAIPNVVLNMLYKYTALQTSFSVNNIALVKGRPVQLNVKDIIHHFVEHRHEVIVRRTKYDLRKARERAHILEGFMKVIGTQDDLDKAIAIIRHSSNPAEAKDGLMKEFDLSEIQAQAILDLRLARLTGMELDKIRAEYEEIMALINDLEDILANEPRRYQIIKEEMLEMKEKYGDERRTEIDYSGGEMSIEDLIPDEKVVLTISHAGYIKRTSLSEYKVQSRGGVGNRAATTRDEDFLEYIVAATNHQYMLFFTEKGKCFWLRVFEIPEGSKTSKGRAVQNLINIEPDDKIKAYIRTNDLKDPEYVNQMNVVMITKNGTIKKTSLEAYSRPRTNGVNAIEIREGDQLLGARLTNGSSQIMIATKNGKCIRFPEEKARAVGRGSIGVRGISLEKGDEVIGMIVVNDLENDTVLVVSEKGYGKRTAVLDYRETNRGGKGVITLNVTEKTGNLIAIQSVTDEDGLMIINKSGVAIRMGMDEMRVMGRNTQGVKVINLKKNDEIAAIAKVEMDKEVVDEEADESTEGLPTEHVDSANPDFSEQPLTGNNAYTNIGDPEELKKIEDEEAAQNETTETEEDSEEESEE; encoded by the coding sequence ATGCATAAAGAAGGAGAAAGGTTAATTCCTATCAACATTGTTGATGAAATGAAATCCTCTTATATCGATTATTCGATGTCGGTAATCGTTTCCAGAGCGTTACCCGATGTAAGAGATGGCTTAAAGCCCGTACACAGAAGAGTTCTCTACGGTATGTACGGATTAAACGTTTTTTCAAACAGGAAACATTTAAAATCTGCCAGAATCGTAGGTGATGTTCTCGGTAAGTATCACCCACACGGTGATACCTCCGTTTATGATGCGATGGTAAGAATGGCGCAGCCTTGGAGTTTGCGTTATCAGCAGGTTGATGGTCAGGGTAACTTTGGTTCTATGGATGGTGACCCGCCGGCAGCAATGCGTTATACCGAAGCAAGATTGCAGAAAATCTCCGATGAGATCTTGGCTGATCTTGACAAAGACACCGTTGATTTTCAAAACAACTTCGATGACTCCATGACGGAGCCTACCGTAATGCCTACAAAAATCCCCAATCTTTTGGTGAATGGAACTTCGGGTATTGCAGTAGGAATGGCGACGAATATGGCGCCTCACAATCTTACAGAAGCCATTGATGCAATTAATGCGTACATCGATAATCCTGAAATTACAGTTGATGAGTTGATGAAACACATCATCGCACCGGATTTCCCAACAGGTGGAATTATTTACGGTTATGATGGTGTTCGTGATGCTTTACATACCGGTCGCGGTAGAATTGTGCTTCGTGCGAAAGTTGGTTTTGAAGAAATCGGTAACAGAAATGCAATTATCGTTACTGAAATTCCTTATCAAGTTAACAAAGCCGAGATGATTGCCAGAACGGCAGAACTCGTAAAAGACGAAAAAATCCCGGGAATCTATGAGATCCGTGATGAATCTGACAGACAGGGAATGCGCGTGGTTTATGAATTGAAACATGATGCCATACCGAATGTAGTTTTGAACATGCTTTATAAATATACGGCATTACAAACCTCTTTTAGTGTAAATAATATTGCCTTGGTGAAAGGCCGTCCGGTACAGTTAAATGTAAAGGATATCATTCACCATTTCGTAGAACACCGACATGAAGTTATTGTTCGAAGAACGAAATATGATTTAAGAAAAGCCAGAGAAAGAGCCCACATTCTTGAAGGTTTCATGAAAGTGATTGGAACACAGGATGACTTAGATAAAGCAATCGCAATTATCCGTCACAGTTCTAATCCAGCGGAAGCGAAAGATGGTTTGATGAAAGAATTTGATCTTTCTGAAATCCAGGCACAAGCGATCTTAGATTTAAGATTGGCCCGTTTAACCGGAATGGAACTCGACAAAATCCGGGCGGAATACGAAGAGATCATGGCCTTAATTAATGATTTAGAAGATATTTTGGCAAATGAGCCAAGAAGATATCAGATCATTAAAGAGGAAATGCTTGAAATGAAGGAAAAATACGGCGACGAAAGACGTACAGAAATTGATTATTCAGGCGGCGAAATGTCAATTGAAGATTTAATTCCGGACGAAAAAGTGGTGCTTACAATTTCTCATGCAGGTTATATCAAAAGAACTTCGCTTTCAGAATACAAAGTACAAAGCCGTGGTGGCGTAGGAAACCGTGCAGCAACGACCAGAGATGAAGATTTCTTGGAATATATTGTCGCCGCAACCAATCACCAGTATATGTTGTTCTTTACAGAAAAAGGAAAATGTTTCTGGTTAAGAGTATTTGAAATTCCGGAAGGTTCGAAAACGTCCAAAGGAAGAGCTGTTCAAAATTTAATAAATATTGAGCCGGACGATAAAATTAAAGCGTACATCAGAACCAATGATTTAAAGGATCCGGAGTATGTGAATCAAATGAATGTGGTGATGATTACCAAAAACGGAACCATCAAGAAAACTTCATTAGAAGCTTATTCCAGACCAAGAACCAATGGAGTAAATGCCATTGAAATTAGAGAAGGTGATCAGCTTTTAGGTGCGAGATTAACCAATGGAAGTTCCCAGATTATGATCGCGACGAAGAATGGTAAATGTATCCGCTTCCCGGAAGAGAAAGCCAGAGCAGTTGGACGTGGATCCATCGGAGTTCGTGGAATCTCTCTTGAAAAAGGAGATGAAGTTATTGGTATGATCGTTGTAAACGATCTGGAAAATGATACGGTCTTAGTGGTTTCTGAAAAAGGTTATGGTAAACGTACCGCGGTGCTTGACTATAGAGAAACAAACCGTGGTGGGAAAGGAGTAATTACCTTAAACGTGACGGAGAAAACAGGAAATCTGATCGCTATTCAATCAGTTACCGATGAAGATGGTCTAATGATCATCAATAAATCAGGTGTCGCCATCAGAATGGGAATGGATGAAATGCGCGTCATGGGTAGAAATACTCAGGGTGTGAAAGTCATTAATCTTAAAAAGAATGACGAAATCGCCGCCATTGCAAAAGTTGAAATGGATAAGGAAGTTGTGGATGAAGAAGCAGATGAATCTACGGAAGGTCTACCAACCGAGCATGTTGATTCTGCAAATCCTGATTTCAGCGAACAGCCTTTAACCGGGAATAATGCCTACACCAATATCGGAGATCCGGAAGAATTGAAGAAAATTGAGGATGAGGAGGCAGCACAAAACGAAACAACGGAAACAGAAGAAGATTCTGAAGAAGAATCGGAAGAATAA
- a CDS encoding DUF4286 family protein: MSVLSITFHTTENLSAAWEKYLVEDLHQMVENLLDAEKYLLSEVESDMISEGKNTNLLLMFENIEKRQDFIEIELPNITERIEKEFGDQVMIFQTALNPRKSQM, translated from the coding sequence ATGAGCGTTTTAAGCATCACATTTCACACCACAGAAAACCTCAGCGCTGCCTGGGAAAAATACCTTGTTGAAGATCTTCACCAAATGGTAGAAAATTTACTTGATGCAGAAAAGTATCTGTTGTCAGAAGTTGAAAGCGATATGATCTCGGAAGGAAAAAATACCAACCTGCTTTTGATGTTTGAAAACATAGAAAAACGTCAGGATTTTATTGAAATTGAACTCCCGAATATTACGGAAAGAATAGAAAAAGAATTTGGAGACCAGGTGATGATTTTTCAAACCGCTCTCAATCCAAGAAAATCACAGATGTAG
- a CDS encoding acyl-CoA reductase: MKTEKQILGLCKLSTYIKDFLNTDPENFSAEEEEFMGVLRRSEIENSWFTIENQKFALQKWTDLLEEKSLKSWLADYEPAKIPKKVGLILAGNIPLVGFHDVISVILSGHSPIIKLSSKDKMMLPFLLKKWQIFSEESIEYELVERLQNFDAVIATGSNNTARYLEYYFKDSLSIIRKNRTSVAVLKGDETPEELELLAEDIFRYFGLGCRNVTRLFIPQDFKIDLIFESFLNFKNVINHHKYANNYEYNRAIYLLNAERFWDNNFVMLKEDAALFSPLSVLNFTRYKTLDEVKDFLSENEENIQAVVAKPELGLDSINFGEAQTPGLDTYADNVNTINFLAVI, from the coding sequence ATGAAGACAGAAAAACAAATTTTAGGACTTTGTAAGTTAAGCACTTATATTAAGGATTTTCTGAATACTGATCCAGAGAATTTTTCTGCAGAAGAAGAGGAGTTTATGGGGGTTTTGAGAAGATCTGAAATTGAAAATTCTTGGTTTACCATTGAAAATCAAAAATTTGCTTTACAAAAATGGACCGATTTATTGGAAGAAAAGTCCCTTAAAAGTTGGCTTGCCGATTATGAACCCGCAAAAATTCCAAAAAAAGTAGGACTTATTTTAGCGGGAAATATTCCTTTGGTAGGATTTCATGATGTGATTTCTGTTATACTAAGCGGTCATAGTCCGATCATTAAACTGTCCTCCAAAGACAAAATGATGCTTCCGTTTTTATTGAAGAAATGGCAAATTTTTTCGGAGGAATCCATAGAATATGAATTGGTGGAAAGACTGCAGAATTTCGATGCAGTAATTGCGACAGGAAGTAATAATACCGCCCGCTATCTGGAGTATTATTTTAAAGATTCATTAAGTATTATCCGCAAGAACAGAACTTCGGTAGCAGTTTTAAAAGGAGACGAAACGCCAGAGGAACTTGAGCTTTTAGCGGAAGATATTTTCCGGTATTTTGGTTTGGGTTGCCGCAATGTGACTCGACTTTTCATCCCGCAAGATTTTAAAATTGATCTCATCTTCGAAAGTTTCCTGAATTTTAAAAATGTAATAAATCATCATAAGTATGCCAACAATTATGAGTACAACCGTGCGATTTATCTGTTGAATGCAGAGCGTTTCTGGGATAATAATTTTGTGATGCTGAAAGAAGATGCTGCTTTATTTTCTCCGCTTTCGGTGCTGAATTTTACGCGGTATAAAACACTGGATGAGGTGAAGGATTTCTTATCCGAAAACGAGGAGAATATACAGGCCGTGGTCGCTAAACCGGAGTTGGGATTAGACTCCATCAACTTTGGTGAAGCTCAGACTCCAGGCTTGGATACTTACGCCGATAACGTAAACACCATTAATTTTTTAGCCGTGATTTAA
- a CDS encoding 4Fe-4S binding protein has product MAIKITDECINCGACEPECPNNAIYEGAVDWKASDGTALKGKVVLKSGLTVDADAPQEPVSDDVYFIVTDKCTECIGFHEEPQCAAVCPVDCCIPDEDHVESEESLLEKKAFLHGE; this is encoded by the coding sequence ATGGCTATCAAAATAACAGACGAATGTATAAATTGTGGTGCTTGTGAACCGGAATGTCCGAACAACGCCATCTATGAGGGTGCAGTAGACTGGAAAGCATCAGACGGCACTGCCTTAAAAGGTAAAGTGGTTTTGAAATCCGGTTTAACTGTTGATGCAGATGCACCGCAGGAACCCGTAAGTGACGATGTATATTTCATAGTCACCGATAAGTGTACCGAATGTATTGGTTTTCATGAAGAACCACAGTGTGCCGCGGTTTGCCCGGTCGACTGCTGTATTCCAGATGAAGATCACGTAGAATCAGAAGAAAGTCTACTCGAGAAAAAAGCATTTCTACACGGAGAATAA
- the serC gene encoding 3-phosphoserine/phosphohydroxythreonine transaminase, giving the protein MSKKHNFSAGPCILPEEVFQKSAEAILDFNGSGLSLLEISHRSKDFVAVMDEARAIVKRLMKLGDDYEVLYLGGGASLQFAMVPFNLMKSENGKAAYLDTGTWAAGAIKEGKKLGTVDVVGSSKAENYSSIPKDYKVGSEYDYFHCTSNNTIYGTQMREFPKVDTLLVCDMSSDIFSRVIDFSQFDLIYAGAQKNMGPAGTTLVVIKKEILGKTGRDIPSMLDYSLHIAKESMYNTPPVFPVYASLLTLQHLENNGGIAAAEVRNEAKAKLIYGEIDRNPFFETFCVKEEDRSLMNVSFKLTDESKKEEFDNAWKEAGISGLNGHRSLGGYRASMYNAMPIESVQVLVDVMKNLN; this is encoded by the coding sequence ATGAGCAAAAAACACAATTTTAGTGCAGGACCCTGCATTTTACCGGAAGAAGTTTTTCAAAAATCTGCAGAAGCCATTCTGGATTTCAACGGAAGCGGACTTTCTCTACTAGAGATTTCTCACCGCAGCAAAGATTTTGTAGCGGTCATGGATGAAGCCAGAGCCATCGTGAAAAGACTCATGAAATTGGGTGACGATTATGAAGTTTTATATTTAGGTGGTGGTGCCAGTTTACAATTTGCAATGGTTCCCTTTAATTTAATGAAATCTGAAAATGGAAAAGCTGCTTATTTAGATACTGGAACTTGGGCTGCAGGTGCCATTAAAGAAGGAAAAAAATTAGGAACTGTTGATGTAGTTGGTTCTTCAAAAGCAGAAAATTATTCTTCTATTCCAAAAGATTATAAAGTAGGAAGTGAATACGATTATTTTCATTGCACCTCCAACAACACTATTTACGGAACTCAAATGAGAGAATTCCCAAAAGTTGATACTTTGTTGGTCTGCGATATGAGTTCAGATATTTTCTCCAGAGTCATTGACTTTTCACAATTTGATTTAATTTATGCTGGAGCTCAGAAAAATATGGGTCCGGCAGGAACAACTTTAGTAGTTATAAAAAAAGAAATCTTAGGCAAAACAGGACGTGATATTCCATCGATGTTGGATTATTCTTTACATATTGCCAAAGAATCCATGTATAATACTCCACCGGTTTTCCCGGTTTATGCTTCCCTTTTAACGTTACAACATTTAGAAAATAACGGAGGAATCGCAGCGGCAGAAGTAAGAAATGAAGCCAAAGCAAAATTGATTTACGGAGAAATTGACCGAAATCCATTCTTCGAAACGTTCTGTGTGAAAGAAGAAGACCGCTCGCTAATGAACGTTTCTTTTAAATTAACAGACGAGTCAAAAAAAGAAGAATTCGATAACGCCTGGAAAGAAGCCGGAATCAGTGGTCTGAATGGTCACCGAAGTTTAGGCGGCTACCGCGCAAGTATGTATAATGCAATGCCAATCGAAAGTGTTCAGGTCTTGGTCGATGTAATGAAAAATTTAAACTGA